The following coding sequences are from one Salvelinus namaycush isolate Seneca chromosome 23, SaNama_1.0, whole genome shotgun sequence window:
- the LOC120018398 gene encoding uncharacterized protein LOC120018398: MESLEHTDLLNPSSSHAHHSFSASHERVTNGEHIFGAAELHPFQTNMGLNGLNRYCPGMAPVGSATAAELLSGLASKASSSGIMVLKKQPNTGLPFYNGGIVSPCATIEGSHSGVLAQTPNGCPPQVRGVGETPNGLAQPLGNRARLVENGDRAQHEKCALLVKRANGDPQVKQHHRKRRGGENRDMGLETPKGCGLSAGSGLGSLGMMFYGPGESITPDCKRRLVAESDVHKAEPSKPGKAVPPAANGDNSINNNLSNHNHNHGATPHPPLPAPHNNKLHHNVHKVTLLSTGAIPDQTSPVESNSIPSLRLQAGAGWSAEHIAQKYIVPCMNSYGICVKDSFLGPRLGESVMGEVESLNRSGKFRGGQLVSQRSIPSRSIRGDQIAWVEGHEPGCEGIATLMSHIDEAVMHSAANGQLGDCVINGRTKAMVACYPGNGTGYIRHVDNPNGDGRCITCIYYLNKNWDVKVQGGLLQIYPEGKSVVANIEPLFDRLLIFWSDRRNPHEVKPAYATRYAITVWYFDAKERAEAKEKYRLATGQKGVQVPVTQNNKT, encoded by the exons ATGGAGAGCTTGGAACACACGGACCTTTTAAATCCAAGCTCTTCCCACGCACATCACAGTTTTTCAGCCTCGCATGAGAGAGTGACAAACGGTGAACACATATTCGGAGCTGCCGAGCTTCACCCTTTCCAGACCAACATGGGACTAAATGGACTAAATAGATACTGCCCGGGCATGGCGCCTGTTGGGAGCGCCACGGCTGCGGAGTTACTGTCAGGTCTGGCTTCCAAAGCAAGCTCTTCCGGAATCATGGTTTTAAAGAAGCAGCCGAATACTGGGCTGCCGTTCTATAACGGCGGGATCGTGTCTCCGTGCGCGACCATTGAGGGCAGCCACAGTGGGGTTTTGGCGCAAACTCCCAACGGTTGTCCTCCGCAAgtgaggggggtgggggagacACCGAATGGCCTTGCGCAACCCCTCGGCAACAGAGCACGCCTCGTGGAGAATGGGGACAGAGCACAACATGAGAAATGTGCTCTTCTGGTGAAGAGGGCCAATGGTGACCCGCAGGTCAAACAGCACCATCGGAAGCGGAGAGGCGGGGAGAACCGGGACATGGGTCTGGAGACGCCCAAAGGATGTGGCTTGTCAGCGGGGTCAGGTTTAGGATCTCTAGGTATGATGTTCTACGGACCTGGAGAGTCGATAACCCCGGACTGCAAACGGAGACTAGTGGCGGAGAGCGACGTTCACAAAGCAGAGCCCTCCAAACCAGGCAAGGCGGTTCCGCCCGCTGCTAATGGCGACAACAGCATCAACAATAACCTTagcaaccacaaccacaaccacggCGCCACCCCTCACCCCCCTTTGCCCGCCCCTCACAACAACAAGCTGCACCACAATGTACACAAGGTGACACTGCTGAGCACCGGGGCCATTCCAGACCAGACGTCCCCAGTAGAGTCCAACAGCATCCCGTCTCTACGGTTACAGGCCGGGGCGGGCTGGTCGGCGGAGCATATCGCCCAGAAGTACATCGTGCCCTGTATGAATTCCTACGGTATCTGTGTGAAGGACAGTTTCCTGGGGCCACGGCTGGGTGAGTCGGTGATGGGCGAGGTGGAGAGTCTGAATCGCAGCGGGAAGTTCCGCGGCGGTCAGCTGGTTAGCCAGAGGAGCATCCCCTCGCGGAGTATCCGTGGAGACCAGATCGCCTGGGTGGAGGGGCACGAGCCGGGGTGCGAGGGCATCGCCACGCTGATGTCACACATCGACGAGGCCGTGATGCACAGCGCTGCCAACGGGCAGCTGGGGGACTGTGTCATCAACGGACGCACCAAG GCTATGGTGGCCTGTTACCCAGGTAACGGCACGGGGTACATCCGTCACGTGGACAACCCTAACGGTGACGGCCGCTGCATCACCTGCATTTACTATCTCAACAAGAACTGGGATGTCAAG GTTCAAGGAGGTCTGCTGCAGATCTATCCAGAGGGGAAGAGTGTGGTGGCCAACATAGAACCGCTGTTTGACCGTCTGCTTATCTTCTGGTCCGACCGCAGGAACCCACACGAGGTTAAGCCAGCCTACGCTACACG